A window from Flavobacterium sp. 83 encodes these proteins:
- a CDS encoding BatA and WFA domain-containing protein, with product MHFKHPEILYFLFLLIVPILVHLFQLRRFKKEYFTNVRFLKTLSIQTRKSSKIKKWLLLTCRLLLLISIVIAFAQPFFDSKDSKNASNELYIILDNSFSMQAKGKKGELLKRAVQELLEETPENVNFSLLTNSDNYWNTDIKSIRSSLQNLKYSAVPFQLSTIMAKIKAHKSAFKKDIIIITDAVDLDEKQLRNSEATDSPQFIIPKAEQKNNISIDSVFINKTLDNFYEISVQLSGYGEDFNPIPISLYNDSKLIAKTIVTLDSKKKSINFTIPKQAFHGYVAIVDNGLSYDNTLFFSISKTKKTNIISIGEPEKSNFLSRIYTTEEFNFNNYTLSSLDYNKLEEQNTIVLNELDEIPQALQTTLKSFVEKGGNLILIPSSVASIANLNSFLMNFGNIKFNSLENKEKLITKINFNHPIFNTVFENRVTNFQYPKTKSSFALSSSSPAALSYEDQSAFLTSLTNSVSAVSIFSAPINTINSNFQQSPLIVPVFYKMAMNNQNNGINALVIGNNKPHLTEVSLNKDDILTVKNAEEQFIPIQQILNTKVKLTFNDYPEQAGNYCIYNKKEWLENISFNYNRTESNLAAANENLLSDYKKAESITSFFDTLQTDRTDNQIWKWFVIFALLLLLTEMAIIRFVK from the coding sequence ATGCATTTTAAACATCCCGAAATTCTATACTTTCTATTTTTATTGATTGTACCAATTTTGGTTCATTTATTCCAATTACGCCGTTTCAAAAAAGAATATTTTACTAATGTTCGTTTCTTAAAAACACTTTCCATTCAAACAAGAAAAAGCTCTAAAATCAAAAAATGGCTGCTTCTCACCTGTCGTTTATTATTACTTATTTCTATTGTTATAGCATTTGCACAACCCTTTTTTGATTCAAAAGACAGTAAAAACGCCAGTAATGAATTGTATATTATTTTAGACAATTCCTTTAGTATGCAAGCCAAAGGAAAAAAAGGGGAATTACTTAAACGTGCTGTTCAGGAATTACTGGAAGAAACTCCGGAAAATGTTAATTTTTCTTTGCTAACCAATTCAGATAATTATTGGAATACGGATATAAAGTCAATTCGAAGTTCTTTGCAAAACCTTAAATACAGTGCTGTGCCTTTTCAGTTGAGCACTATAATGGCCAAAATAAAAGCACATAAATCCGCATTTAAAAAAGATATTATTATCATTACGGATGCAGTAGACCTTGATGAAAAGCAATTAAGAAATAGCGAAGCAACAGATTCTCCCCAATTCATAATCCCCAAAGCAGAACAAAAAAACAACATTTCCATAGATAGCGTTTTTATCAATAAAACTCTCGACAATTTCTATGAAATTAGCGTTCAATTATCCGGTTATGGCGAAGATTTCAATCCAATTCCAATCTCTTTATATAATGACAGCAAACTCATTGCAAAGACGATAGTAACTTTAGACTCAAAGAAAAAAAGTATCAATTTCACTATTCCAAAACAAGCCTTTCATGGTTATGTGGCTATTGTTGACAATGGTTTGAGTTATGATAACACTTTATTTTTTAGCATTTCAAAAACGAAGAAAACGAATATAATAAGCATTGGTGAACCAGAAAAAAGCAATTTTCTTTCCCGGATTTATACAACTGAAGAATTCAATTTCAATAACTATACTTTAAGTTCACTGGATTATAACAAACTAGAAGAGCAAAATACGATTGTTTTAAATGAATTGGATGAAATTCCACAAGCGTTGCAAACCACTTTAAAATCTTTTGTGGAAAAAGGAGGGAATTTAATCCTGATTCCTTCGTCAGTCGCTTCGATTGCTAATTTAAATTCCTTTTTAATGAATTTTGGAAATATAAAATTCAACTCATTAGAAAACAAAGAAAAGCTGATTACTAAAATCAATTTCAATCACCCTATATTCAATACTGTTTTTGAAAATAGAGTTACTAATTTTCAATATCCCAAAACAAAAAGCTCGTTTGCTTTATCCAGTTCAAGTCCAGCCGCTTTATCTTATGAGGACCAAAGTGCTTTCCTAACTTCATTAACAAATTCTGTTAGTGCAGTTTCAATTTTCTCGGCACCAATCAATACGATAAATTCAAATTTCCAACAATCACCATTAATTGTACCCGTTTTTTATAAAATGGCGATGAACAATCAAAACAATGGCATCAATGCTTTAGTGATAGGAAATAATAAACCCCATTTAACTGAAGTTTCTTTAAACAAAGATGATATTTTGACCGTTAAAAATGCTGAGGAACAATTTATTCCTATCCAACAAATTTTGAATACTAAAGTGAAACTGACTTTTAACGATTATCCGGAACAAGCTGGAAATTACTGTATTTACAATAAAAAAGAATGGTTAGAAAATATCAGTTTTAATTACAACAGAACCGAAAGTAATTTGGCTGCTGCCAATGAAAATCTCCTTTCTGATTATAAAAAAGCTGAATCCATAACATCATTTTTTGACACTTTACAAACTGACAGAACTGATAATCAAATTTGGAAATGGTTTGTTATCTTTGCACTGTTATTACTACTAACCGAAATGGCAATTATTCGGTTCGTGAAGTAA
- a CDS encoding lactonase family protein — protein MKNSYVVLLLIFILTSVQAQKNKFNLLIGTYTKGCESKGIYTYDFDTNTGSFNLKSATENVVNPSYLTVSKNNNYVYSVNENGAESTVSSFGYTPSSGKLSFLNNQSSKGADPCYIINDDKNVIVANYSGGNISVFAKKSDGSIAEAKQVIQHYGKGINAQRQEAPHVHMVHFSPDRKFVLSNDLGTDKVYSYQYNSNAANEVLKIKDSISVKSGSGPRHLTFSNDGKFVYLLQELDGALTVFSYSNGILKKIDETTILAKDFKGTFSSADIHISPDGKFLYATNRGEANTISIFKILKNGKLVSKGQMSTLGKGPRNFVIDPTGKFLLVGHQYTNDVVIFKRNLTSGALTDTGKRIALCSPVCLVFTKN, from the coding sequence ATGAAAAATTCGTATGTCGTTCTTCTTTTAATTTTCATTTTAACAAGCGTGCAAGCACAAAAAAATAAATTCAATTTGCTGATTGGAACCTATACCAAAGGCTGTGAAAGTAAAGGAATTTACACCTATGATTTTGATACTAATACAGGAAGTTTTAATCTTAAAAGTGCCACTGAAAATGTTGTAAATCCAAGTTATTTAACGGTTTCAAAGAATAATAATTATGTTTATTCAGTAAATGAAAATGGAGCTGAAAGTACAGTAAGTTCTTTCGGTTATACTCCTTCAAGCGGAAAATTAAGTTTTTTAAACAATCAAAGTTCCAAAGGAGCTGATCCTTGTTATATTATCAATGATGATAAAAATGTAATTGTAGCCAATTATTCCGGTGGGAATATTTCAGTTTTTGCGAAGAAAAGTGATGGAAGTATCGCCGAAGCAAAACAAGTCATTCAACACTACGGAAAAGGAATTAATGCACAAAGACAAGAAGCTCCTCACGTGCACATGGTTCATTTTTCTCCAGATAGAAAGTTTGTTTTATCTAATGATTTAGGTACTGATAAAGTGTATTCATACCAATATAATTCAAACGCTGCAAATGAAGTTTTAAAAATTAAAGATAGTATTTCAGTAAAATCAGGAAGTGGTCCAAGACATTTAACGTTTAGCAATGATGGAAAATTTGTTTACTTATTGCAAGAATTAGACGGTGCTCTAACCGTTTTTAGTTATTCAAACGGAATATTAAAAAAAATAGACGAAACTACCATTTTAGCAAAAGATTTTAAAGGAACTTTCAGTTCAGCTGATATTCATATCTCGCCTGACGGAAAATTTTTATACGCAACAAATAGAGGTGAAGCAAATACGATTTCAATCTTTAAAATTCTAAAAAACGGAAAATTAGTGTCTAAAGGGCAAATGAGTACTTTAGGAAAAGGGCCTCGAAACTTTGTGATTGATCCAACAGGAAAGTTTCTTTTGGTAGGACATCAATATACAAATGATGTTGTGATTTTTAAAAGAAATCTAACTTCGGGAGCACTTACTGATACTGGAAAAAGAATCGCTTTATGTTCTCCGGTTTGTTTGGTTTTCACAAAGAATTAA
- a CDS encoding DEAD/DEAH box helicase — MSTFEQFNLPKSVQKAIDDLGFTSPTPIQEKTFSVIMSGRDMMGIAQTGTGKTFAYLLPLLKLYKFTPGHTPKIVILVPTRELVVQVVEEVEKLTKYMSVRTIGIFGGVNINTQKTTVYQGCDILVGTPGRIMDLTLDNVIRFEEMQKLVIDEFDEMLNLGFRTQLTAILAMMPKKRQNILFSATMTDEVDAILNDYFDYPEEVTLSASGTPLENIKQITYNVPNFNTKVNLLKHLLESDEDMSRVLVFVNNKKISDMLHERIEEEFEGQFGVIHSNKSQNYRLSTMASFQEGNLRGLITTDIMARGLDISNITHVVNFEMPEMPELYMHRIGRTGRADATGTAISLIAPREEEFKVEVEVLMNMELATEPFPETVEVSSKLIEPEKDRQPIKFLMKKVKLEGDGAFQEKSKKNKKVNLGGPGVTKKKTHGSVNRNMLKTRDKKRKDKNK; from the coding sequence ATGAGTACTTTCGAACAATTCAATCTCCCTAAATCTGTACAAAAAGCAATAGATGATTTAGGTTTTACTTCCCCAACTCCCATCCAAGAAAAAACTTTTTCTGTGATAATGTCTGGTCGTGATATGATGGGAATTGCACAAACTGGTACAGGTAAAACATTTGCATACCTATTACCTTTATTAAAATTATATAAATTTACTCCTGGACATACTCCTAAAATAGTAATTCTGGTTCCTACGCGTGAGCTTGTAGTGCAAGTAGTGGAAGAAGTTGAGAAATTGACAAAATACATGTCGGTTCGAACTATTGGAATTTTTGGTGGCGTAAATATTAATACTCAAAAAACAACCGTTTATCAAGGCTGTGACATACTAGTGGGAACTCCGGGAAGAATCATGGATTTAACACTGGATAATGTAATTCGTTTTGAAGAAATGCAAAAACTGGTTATTGATGAATTTGATGAGATGCTAAATTTAGGTTTCCGTACTCAATTGACGGCTATCTTGGCCATGATGCCTAAAAAACGCCAAAACATCCTATTTTCAGCAACAATGACTGATGAAGTAGATGCAATTTTGAATGACTATTTTGATTATCCGGAAGAAGTAACACTTTCAGCATCTGGAACTCCATTGGAAAACATCAAACAAATAACCTATAATGTTCCTAATTTCAATACCAAAGTAAATCTTTTAAAGCACCTTTTAGAATCTGATGAAGACATGAGCCGTGTTTTGGTATTTGTCAATAATAAGAAGATTTCGGATATGCTGCACGAAAGAATCGAAGAAGAATTTGAAGGTCAGTTTGGAGTAATTCACTCGAATAAATCTCAAAATTACCGTTTAAGCACGATGGCTTCTTTCCAAGAAGGAAATTTACGCGGCTTGATTACCACAGATATTATGGCAAGGGGTTTGGATATTTCTAATATTACCCATGTTGTAAACTTTGAAATGCCTGAAATGCCAGAGTTATACATGCACAGAATTGGTAGAACCGGTCGTGCAGATGCGACAGGAACTGCTATCAGTCTTATCGCTCCTCGTGAAGAAGAATTCAAAGTAGAAGTAGAAGTACTTATGAATATGGAATTAGCAACCGAGCCTTTCCCTGAAACAGTTGAAGTTTCATCAAAATTAATCGAACCTGAAAAAGACAGACAACCGATTAAGTTTTTGATGAAAAAAGTCAAATTAGAAGGAGATGGCGCTTTTCAAGAGAAAAGTAAAAAGAATAAAAAAGTCAACTTGGGTGGTCCTGGTGTAACCAAGAAAAAAACACATGGATCTGTAAATAGAAACATGCTAAAAACCAGAGATAAAAAGAGAAAAGACAAGAATAAATAA
- a CDS encoding response regulator transcription factor, with translation MHTGKKILIVEDDELMIKILQFILKKEGYHTSVAKDGLNAIERIPVIMPDMVITDIMIPFRSGLEVISYVKEKYKNTPIIVISSLGKEEGTVVEAFKLGADDFVPKPFNPNELIVRVKRLLTI, from the coding sequence ATGCACACTGGAAAAAAAATATTAATTGTTGAAGACGATGAATTGATGATAAAAATCCTCCAATTTATTCTTAAAAAAGAAGGATATCACACATCTGTAGCAAAAGACGGATTGAACGCAATAGAAAGAATCCCAGTAATTATGCCTGATATGGTAATCACTGATATTATGATTCCTTTTAGATCAGGTCTGGAGGTGATAAGTTATGTTAAGGAAAAATATAAAAACACACCCATAATAGTTATTTCATCACTTGGAAAAGAAGAAGGAACTGTTGTTGAAGCCTTCAAACTTGGTGCTGATGATTTTGTTCCAAAACCTTTCAACCCAAACGAATTAATAGTTAGAGTAAAACGATTACTTACTATATAA
- a CDS encoding DUF4838 domain-containing protein codes for MFVEHFKIYLTLTFLMLLGFTTMAQSDIIIKNKISNENAILVLSESAKPAAVILKTYLDKAFSNPFLIQFENGKNEINSKIILKISNKENQLPQNTFTIKSDENNIYLIATTEKYLRYGVYTLLEIWGFRKFTSKDCYIPKLEQVTYPKNTEKNHKPSFEYRALFYLDAYDDAFRDWHKLDWHLDDFGLWGHSFDKLLPPKEYLKTEPKFFALYDGERRGESLCMTNDTVVSIITQRIEEIIQKTPNAQFYSISQNDDVIYCECTECKLLNEKHGGPQGSLYYFLNKIASHFPNNKIATLAYLHTYKPPVNIKIEPNIYTIFCPIDLNRGTSIINENKSKTVIKTLQNWNETTSHLYLWDYTVQFSNYISPFPNLHTFADNIKLFKQNNVQGLFVQGYADIPGDFSELRQYLLSKLLWDTEIDIESTTDDFLRGFYGNAAPLIKEYLALLTSNQQKGNQYLDIYSGPIQCRNTFLSPEAMNQYDKLINEALIAVHNDTVLISRITKLRLALEYVYFEQSKFYGKDQHGMFFINDKGFKEVKKGLNERVKEFSESCKEYGIYELSEGGLSPDEYYNEWIEITKNTTNHLGESIKINFITPPTEEFSGKGTYGLIDGNRGYKNFNSNWIGWYGTNPEIELITDNLEFCRIRINFLDYQRHWIFTPEKITVYGFKNEKWHLIIDKSLETLKENESIKTQNWELTDKNFSTFTKLKLIIQNQQELPFWRQRKFKKPMVMLDEIELYKK; via the coding sequence ATGTTTGTAGAGCATTTTAAAATATATTTAACCCTAACTTTCCTAATGCTTCTCGGATTTACTACTATGGCTCAATCTGATATCATTATTAAAAATAAAATTAGTAACGAAAATGCAATTCTTGTACTTTCTGAAAGTGCAAAACCTGCTGCAGTAATTTTAAAAACATATTTAGACAAAGCTTTTTCGAATCCATTTTTAATTCAATTTGAAAACGGAAAGAATGAAATCAATTCAAAAATAATTCTCAAAATATCAAATAAAGAAAACCAGTTACCTCAGAACACCTTTACAATCAAAAGTGACGAAAACAATATTTACCTAATTGCCACAACCGAAAAATACCTACGTTATGGTGTTTATACTTTATTAGAAATTTGGGGGTTTAGAAAATTTACGTCAAAGGATTGTTATATACCAAAACTAGAACAGGTTACTTACCCTAAAAACACAGAAAAAAATCATAAACCTTCTTTTGAATATAGAGCATTATTCTATCTTGATGCTTATGATGATGCTTTTAGAGACTGGCATAAGTTAGATTGGCATTTAGACGATTTTGGTCTTTGGGGCCATTCTTTTGACAAACTTTTGCCTCCTAAAGAATATTTAAAAACGGAACCAAAATTTTTCGCATTGTACGACGGCGAACGTAGAGGTGAATCTTTATGCATGACCAATGATACCGTTGTTTCAATTATAACTCAAAGGATAGAAGAAATCATCCAGAAAACACCTAATGCACAATTTTATTCCATTAGTCAAAATGATGATGTAATCTACTGTGAATGTACTGAATGTAAATTATTAAATGAAAAACATGGAGGTCCTCAAGGCTCATTATATTATTTTTTAAATAAAATTGCTTCCCATTTCCCTAACAATAAAATTGCAACATTAGCTTATTTACACACCTATAAACCTCCAGTTAATATAAAAATAGAGCCGAATATTTATACCATATTTTGCCCAATTGATTTAAATCGTGGAACATCAATTATTAATGAAAATAAAAGCAAAACTGTTATAAAAACATTACAAAATTGGAATGAAACAACCTCTCATTTGTATCTATGGGATTATACGGTTCAATTCTCTAACTATATATCACCTTTTCCTAACTTGCATACTTTTGCTGACAACATTAAACTTTTCAAGCAAAACAATGTACAAGGATTATTTGTTCAAGGATATGCTGATATTCCTGGAGATTTTTCAGAATTAAGGCAATATCTTTTATCAAAATTATTGTGGGATACTGAAATAGATATTGAAAGCACTACAGATGATTTTTTAAGAGGATTTTATGGAAATGCCGCTCCTTTAATAAAAGAGTACTTAGCTCTTTTGACATCTAATCAACAAAAAGGAAATCAATATCTTGATATTTATTCAGGGCCTATACAATGTAGAAATACATTTTTATCCCCTGAAGCGATGAATCAATATGATAAATTAATTAACGAGGCTTTAATAGCAGTGCATAATGACACTGTATTGATTTCTAGAATTACAAAGCTAAGATTGGCCCTTGAATATGTCTATTTTGAGCAATCAAAATTCTATGGAAAAGATCAACATGGTATGTTTTTTATCAATGATAAAGGGTTTAAAGAAGTTAAAAAAGGATTAAATGAAAGGGTTAAAGAGTTTTCTGAATCCTGCAAAGAATATGGAATTTATGAATTAAGTGAAGGTGGATTATCTCCAGATGAATATTATAACGAATGGATCGAAATCACAAAAAACACTACTAATCATCTTGGAGAAAGTATAAAAATCAATTTTATAACACCTCCAACTGAGGAATTTTCAGGAAAAGGAACTTATGGACTTATTGATGGGAACAGAGGCTATAAAAATTTCAATAGCAATTGGATTGGATGGTATGGAACCAATCCTGAAATTGAATTGATAACCGATAATTTAGAATTTTGTAGAATTCGAATCAATTTTCTTGATTATCAGAGACATTGGATTTTTACGCCTGAAAAAATTACTGTTTATGGATTTAAAAATGAAAAATGGCATCTTATAATTGACAAAAGTTTAGAAACTTTAAAAGAAAACGAGTCAATTAAAACACAGAATTGGGAATTGACAGATAAAAACTTTAGTACGTTTACAAAGTTAAAACTGATAATTCAAAACCAACAAGAATTACCTTTTTGGAGACAAAGAAAGTTTAAAAAGCCAATGGTAATGTTAGATGAAATCGAACTTTATAAAAAATAA
- a CDS encoding glycosyltransferase family 2 protein — translation MFLAFLSYRAIKKHINTKYFIHDDILAKSNHVIGVSVVAPAFNEGANVVYNVKSLLSLTYPKFEVVIVNDGSTDDTLEKLINEFELVKVDFYYQEKIETKPIRAHYKSTNPLYSKLLVVDKENGKSKADASNAGINSTKYPLFLCTDVDCILKNDTIIKLAKPFMESQKRIIATGAGIRISNSCEVKDGFLVKVHFPSGWYPRFQELEYVRAFLFGRMAWSQINGLLLVSGGLGMFDKEIAIAAGGYWHKSLGEDMELITRMRKHMYDNKLAFAIKYIPESLCWTEVPATKKVLITQRVRWARGLIQTLYLHKNLFFNPKYGKTGFLIFPYFFAFEFLVPILEFLGVIVLIICFIFLNINYIYFLYLTLAVYLFYLIITVISILLDDRLYKNYANIREIITLLFMAMIEPIFYHPVNVYASLKGYLHFILQKEQSWGNMQRIGFNTTKK, via the coding sequence ATGTTTTTGGCATTTCTATCTTATAGAGCCATAAAAAAACACATTAATACTAAATACTTTATTCACGATGACATTCTAGCAAAGTCAAATCACGTTATTGGTGTATCGGTCGTTGCACCCGCTTTTAATGAAGGTGCAAATGTTGTTTATAATGTAAAATCACTCCTATCCCTAACCTATCCGAAATTTGAAGTTGTAATCGTAAACGACGGTAGTACTGATGATACTTTGGAAAAACTTATAAATGAATTTGAGCTGGTAAAAGTAGATTTTTATTACCAAGAGAAAATTGAAACAAAACCGATAAGAGCGCATTATAAATCTACCAATCCTTTATATTCAAAACTGTTAGTAGTCGATAAAGAAAACGGGAAAAGTAAAGCCGATGCATCGAATGCCGGCATTAATTCTACAAAATACCCTTTGTTCCTTTGTACTGATGTAGATTGTATATTAAAAAATGACACTATAATAAAACTTGCTAAACCGTTTATGGAAAGCCAGAAAAGAATTATAGCAACAGGTGCGGGTATCCGAATTTCAAACTCCTGCGAAGTTAAAGATGGATTTCTTGTAAAAGTACATTTTCCCAGCGGATGGTATCCTCGATTTCAAGAGTTAGAATATGTTCGTGCATTCCTTTTTGGAAGAATGGCTTGGAGCCAAATTAACGGCTTACTATTAGTTTCTGGCGGATTAGGAATGTTTGACAAAGAAATTGCTATTGCAGCCGGTGGTTATTGGCATAAATCATTGGGAGAAGATATGGAACTCATCACCCGAATGAGAAAGCATATGTATGATAATAAACTTGCTTTTGCAATAAAATACATTCCGGAATCGTTATGCTGGACTGAAGTACCTGCAACAAAAAAAGTATTGATAACACAACGTGTAAGATGGGCAAGAGGTTTAATTCAAACTCTTTATCTACATAAAAACCTCTTTTTTAATCCAAAATACGGAAAAACTGGTTTTCTAATTTTTCCGTATTTTTTCGCTTTTGAATTCTTAGTCCCAATATTAGAATTTTTAGGTGTTATCGTTTTAATTATATGCTTTATTTTTTTAAATATTAACTATATCTATTTCTTATACCTGACTTTGGCAGTTTATTTATTCTATCTTATTATTACTGTAATCTCTATATTATTAGACGACCGTCTTTATAAAAATTATGCAAATATTAGAGAGATCATAACACTTCTTTTTATGGCAATGATTGAACCAATATTCTATCATCCTGTAAATGTTTATGCTTCATTAAAAGGATATTTACACTTTATTCTACAAAAAGAACAATCATGGGGAAATATGCAACGAATAGGTTTTAACACCACAAAGAAATAA
- a CDS encoding TIGR02757 family protein has protein sequence MNSSELKSFLDEKVIQYNTLEFIESDPVQIPHLFSQKEDIEIAGFLSATIAWGNRKMIIKNSHKMLDLMGNAPYDFVMSHTENDLERLEAFVHRTFNGQDFASFITSLKNIYQNHNGLESVYAKNQELKTMQNSISEFKKTFFEIPHQYRTEKHISDPLNNSAAKRINMFLRWMVRQDNKGVDFGIWKSISPASLSCPLDVHSGNVARKLGLLTRKQNDGKAVAELDTKLREFDAADPVKYDFALFGLGVFEGF, from the coding sequence ATGAATTCTTCAGAACTCAAATCATTTCTTGACGAAAAAGTCATACAGTACAACACACTCGAATTCATAGAAAGTGACCCAGTACAAATTCCGCATTTATTCTCGCAAAAAGAAGATATCGAAATTGCAGGTTTTCTTAGTGCTACAATCGCTTGGGGAAATCGCAAAATGATTATCAAAAACTCCCATAAAATGTTGGATTTAATGGGAAATGCTCCTTATGATTTTGTTATGTCACATACCGAAAATGATTTGGAACGACTAGAAGCTTTTGTTCATAGAACATTTAACGGACAGGATTTTGCAAGTTTTATCACAAGCTTAAAAAATATTTATCAAAACCATAATGGCTTAGAATCCGTATATGCTAAGAACCAAGAGTTAAAAACTATGCAAAACAGCATCTCGGAATTCAAAAAGACATTCTTCGAAATTCCACATCAGTACAGAACCGAAAAACATATTTCAGATCCCTTGAATAATTCTGCAGCAAAACGAATCAACATGTTTTTGCGCTGGATGGTGCGTCAAGACAACAAAGGAGTCGATTTTGGAATCTGGAAAAGTATTTCACCTGCTTCATTATCCTGCCCTCTGGATGTGCATTCCGGCAATGTAGCTCGAAAATTAGGATTGCTTACAAGGAAACAAAACGACGGAAAAGCTGTAGCGGAATTAGACACAAAACTTCGTGAATTCGATGCAGCTGATCCAGTGAAATATGATTTTGCTTTATTTGGACTAGGCGTTTTCGAAGGATTTTAA
- a CDS encoding ABC transporter ATP-binding protein yields the protein MIKVKNLHKYYDQLHVLKGVDLHIQKGEIVSIVGASGAGKTTLLQILGTLDKPTIESGIELRINDEDILTMNDKNLSKFRNINLGFIFQFHQLLPEFTALENVCIPAFIANKSKVETEIEAEKLLTYLGLSHRMNHKPNELSGGEQQRVAVARALINKPAIIFADEPSGNLDTASAENLHQLFFKLRDELGQTFVIVTHNEDLANMADRKLVMVDGLISN from the coding sequence ATGATAAAAGTCAAAAATCTACATAAATATTACGATCAACTACATGTGTTGAAAGGAGTCGATTTACACATTCAAAAAGGGGAGATTGTCTCTATCGTGGGTGCTTCGGGTGCAGGAAAAACAACTCTTTTACAGATTCTTGGAACTTTAGACAAACCAACCATTGAAAGCGGAATCGAATTACGAATTAATGATGAAGATATTCTGACTATGAACGACAAAAATCTGTCCAAATTCAGAAATATAAATTTAGGTTTCATATTCCAATTTCATCAATTATTACCTGAATTTACGGCGTTAGAAAATGTTTGTATTCCCGCTTTTATTGCCAATAAATCCAAAGTAGAAACAGAAATAGAAGCCGAAAAACTCCTAACCTACCTTGGTCTGTCCCATCGTATGAACCACAAACCCAATGAACTTTCGGGCGGTGAACAACAACGTGTGGCTGTCGCAAGGGCCTTAATCAACAAACCCGCAATAATTTTTGCTGATGAACCATCAGGAAATCTCGATACTGCATCTGCTGAAAACCTACACCAATTATTTTTCAAATTGCGTGATGAATTGGGACAAACTTTCGTGATTGTTACTCACAATGAAGACCTTGCCAATATGGCCGATAGAAAATTAGTAATGGTTGATGGATTAATTAGTAATTAA
- the msrA gene encoding peptide-methionine (S)-S-oxide reductase MsrA: protein MEQGMEVATFAGGCFWCTEAVFLELNGVKAVVSGYIGGQTINPTYAAICNGDTGHAEAIQITFDPNKISYGELLEIFFATHDPTTLNRQGNDIGTQYRSEIFYNNENQKDLAEAYIHLMTKESTFGEPIVTAVSSATVFYEAEDYHKNYYNENKLQGYCSYVITPKIDKLKKIFKDKLKH, encoded by the coding sequence ATGGAACAAGGAATGGAAGTTGCCACTTTTGCCGGTGGGTGTTTTTGGTGTACTGAAGCAGTTTTTTTAGAATTGAATGGAGTGAAAGCAGTGGTTTCAGGTTATATAGGCGGACAAACAATTAATCCTACTTACGCAGCCATTTGTAATGGCGATACTGGTCACGCTGAGGCGATTCAAATTACTTTTGATCCTAATAAAATAAGTTATGGTGAATTGTTAGAAATATTTTTTGCAACACATGATCCTACTACTTTGAACCGTCAGGGTAACGATATTGGTACGCAATATCGTAGTGAAATATTTTATAATAATGAAAATCAGAAAGATTTAGCCGAAGCGTATATTCACTTAATGACTAAAGAAAGTACTTTTGGAGAGCCAATTGTTACCGCAGTTTCATCGGCTACAGTATTCTATGAAGCAGAGGATTACCATAAGAATTATTACAATGAGAATAAATTACAAGGGTATTGCAGTTATGTAATTACACCAAAAATCGACAAATTAAAGAAAATATTTAAAGACAAACTCAAGCATTAA
- a CDS encoding DUF6787 family protein, with translation MSDLKKRWGIETNFQLTIIFIVFAITGSASAWLSKPFCFWLGITKSDLGHWFTPVRLLLIFPIYQVLLVLIGFIFGQFKFFWAFEKKMLKRMGLRFLFKE, from the coding sequence ATGAGCGATTTAAAAAAACGTTGGGGAATTGAAACCAATTTCCAACTTACAATTATATTTATTGTTTTTGCAATCACGGGTTCTGCATCGGCTTGGTTATCAAAACCTTTTTGTTTTTGGTTGGGAATTACAAAATCAGACTTAGGTCATTGGTTTACACCCGTCCGATTATTATTAATATTCCCAATATATCAAGTACTTTTAGTCTTAATAGGATTTATTTTCGGACAATTCAAATTCTTTTGGGCATTCGAAAAGAAGATGCTAAAACGAATGGGATTAAGATTTCTTTTTAAAGAATAA